CTTTCCAACTTCGCCAAGTCCTAAATGTCTGCAATGGCATCTGCAAGTCTGATGCCATCAACAAAAATGGATATATTTGTATGGTGTAACCCCATGAGATGGATATTGACCATCTATGCTTATGATCATAGCAAAAACTTTGCTGCACTGTCCGGGCAGGGTCAACGTGGTATGCACTGATGAGCTTTTCCATTGAGTGAAATTGAGTCTGGTTGGGAAACACGGAGTTCAATTGGTCAAGGTGATGGAGTGATACAAGTGGTACCAAAGGGTGTGCAGCTAGAAGACCATATGGATCCCCTCTTATGTCAAGCTGTAAGAGAAAAAGAccataataaacaaaatttattatgcATGGATAAGTCCAAAGATTTGCATTTAAGCTGAACTAACAACATCTGAAACATGAACATGATTCTTTCTTCATACAAATATGTGTATCAGTGTATAGGTTGTACCAAAAAGTACACAAATGTAACAAGTGGAAAAAGAATATACCTGGTGGAATCCACCTTCTCTGGTAAGAGGCACCCCAATTTCATTCACACAGGCCCAAACCCTTTGATCAGAACCATAAAAGTAGTAGTATCTGCTTAGACAACCATCCATTATTTTGGCTAGTTGAGCAGCTAATGCATAACTGATTGCAaatccaccaccaccaaatgcCATGTCATAAGAATGCATCAAATCTTGCTCAACACTCTCAGAACTCCCACCAATATAATACATCTGGTTGTGATCATATTTTCTCAACACAGTAACTAAGTTCTCAGTAAAGAACACAGTATCATCATCTCCCATTACAAACCACCTAACATTTGGCAAACCAAGTTTAAAGCTCTCATGAACTATCCGGGAAATCCGAACTGCAGATGCTGAATGCACATACTGGAACCGCTTCCAGCCCTTTGAGATTTGATATGGCACTAGCATGTCATCACGCAGAATCTTAGGCTTCTTGTCAAGCCAAACAAAACCTCTTGTGGTGTTTGGATTCCACCATAGTTTGCTGTAGTTGCTGCGGTCATGCCAAGTGTTAGATGACCCACCAATGCCAAACAGAATATGTGAGATGTTTGTTGGTGCGCTGTCAATGACAGAAGTATTCTGTACAGTATGTATATGCTCCGGTAAGGGGAACCATCGGTCTGGTTTAGCAAATGCTGAGTGGAGAGCGAGTGATATGGAGGCAACAAGGCACACAAGTATGCCAAACCTTATGAAGAGTATAACAATATCACCAAGTCTTTCAGGGATAAAAGATACTCTGGATGCTTTAAGAGAAGACTCATGACAAAGTTCCAAGCGAGTCTGACACATCTTCTCCCTGCTACATTTGAAATAACTCATTAGCaagaatttaaatatgaatcATAACAAATCATAGAACTTGCAATTGATCAAAGTCACTGTATGAAACAATTCCATAACATTTCTACTAAGGATACTTTAAGTCATGAAAGGGTGTATGCTTACTTTTTATCTATGAAATCCTCATTTCcccagaaaaataataataatccaaCAAGTGGATGCGCCAAGTTTCTTATTAAGCAAGGAGAGTCCTTAAACCTGACGAATTTGTTTAaaccaataattatttttatgtgctaaaagatttaaagatcAAAACCATTTATCCAGAGAAAGCCAAACTATGGTCTTTGTATGTTAAGAATATTGATGGTGAAATACTTGTCATATCCCTACTTGTTGATGATCTCTTACTTTTAAGGAGTAGTAGTAAGCAGATTGAAAATTTCAAGAAAGAAACGAGAGAAGTTTTCGAAAGGACCAACCTTAGAAGAACGACATTCTTTATTGGTATATATCAAAATCAGAAtgaaatatttctttataaagaaaaaatgcaAATAAGTTCTCAAGAAGTTTAACATGGAAGAGAGCAAACTAGCTGCAACTCCAATGAATCAGAAGGAGAATCTTTACAAGGAAGATGGAGCTGAAAAAGTACACGAAAAGCTATATAGGAGTCTTATAAGCTGCCTAATGTACTCAATTGCAACAAGACATGGCATCTTTCATGTAGTAAACTTGTTATCAAAATACATGAGTTGTGCTAGTAAAATTCATTTCCGGGCAGCAAAGAGAGTTCTTATATATGTTAAGGGTACAAtggattttgaaatatgttgaaaattttaGTCTTCTTGGCTACTCTGATTGTGATTGGGCTGGATGTGTTGATGATATCATTTTAGCTTTGGTTCTGGAATCTTTTCATGGCATTCAAAGAAGCAATAGTTCATAGCTCAATCTACAACAGAAATAGGATATGTGACCGCAACTGCTGCAGTTAATCAAGCTCTTTGGATTGCAAAGCTCGAGGCAGATTTGCATATGGAACAACAGGATAGCACAACTATATTTGTAGGCAATCAGACTTCAATTTCAATTGCTAGTAACCCATCTTTCATGGCAAAGCCAAACATTTCaagataaagttttattttcatagGGAGAcacaaagagaaagagaagtgaAATTAATCTACTGCAAAACAGAAGAACAAAACTCAGATATCATAACAAAGGTGCTTTCTAAGTTAGATTGAAATTCTTGAGGCAGAGGCTTGGAGTATGCAGTTTCAAAGTCCAGAAGGAGTGTTGATTGGATGACTCATGAAActgaattttaatttgttgcTTTCGTTGGTCTTTTTCGGTCTGTGATATTCTTTGTTAATAACTGATATGCTTCA
This sequence is a window from Vigna angularis cultivar LongXiaoDou No.4 chromosome 2, ASM1680809v1, whole genome shotgun sequence. Protein-coding genes within it:
- the LOC108328050 gene encoding uncharacterized protein LOC108328050 isoform X1, with protein sequence MCQTRLELCHESSLKASRVSFIPERLGDIVILFIRFGILVCLVASISLALHSAFAKPDRWFPLPEHIHTVQNTSVIDSAPTNISHILFGIGGSSNTWHDRSNYSKLWWNPNTTRGFVWLDKKPKILRDDMLVPYQISKGWKRFQYVHSASAVRISRIVHESFKLGLPNVRWFVMGDDDTVFFTENLVTVLRKYDHNQMYYIGGSSESVEQDLMHSYDMAFGGGGFAISYALAAQLAKIMDGCLSRYYYFYGSDQRVWACVNEIGVPLTREGGFHQLDIRGDPYGLLAAHPLVPLVSLHHLDQLNSVFPNQTQFHSMEKLISAYHVDPARTVQQSFCYDHKHRWSISISWGYTIQIYPFLLMASDLQMPLQTFRTWRSWKDGPFTFNTRPMSSDPCQKPAVFFLDEVTEVGKSGSVTIYKRHEGSEGKCTREGISNVDLESITVSALKLDPEYWKSVLRRHCCQPLAGGSINNGSMHIRIRKCRPQETITI